From the Nostoc sp. PCC 7107 genome, the window AGAAGTTGAACGGCAACTCCAACAAACTGTCGCCGCTAATCAATCAGCGGTTTTTGATGCTACCAATGCCCAAAGAAGCCACCGCCGCGAACTTATCGCCTGTACCCGCGACTTGGGCTTTACTCAAATTGTCGGAATTTGGATGACTACACCAGTATGGCTGTGTTTAGCCCGAAATAAACGCCGCGATCGCCGAGTTCCCGAAGAAGTTATCTTGCGGATGCACCGCCAACTCCGGGACGCGCCACCTAGTGTAGAAGAAGGATTAGACGACTTGATTAAAATAGGGTGAAGAGTTAATAGTCAAAAGGCAGGAGGCAGAAGGCAGGAGGATAAAGCATGAAATTTCAGACTTCAGACTTCAGACTTCACTCCCTTTTTGCCAAAGTACGGAAATTGCGCTGGTGCAGTGAGCAAGAACCCCACTTGATTTGGTGTATTGTTTGTTAATTTAAAATCAGAATCTCATTGCTGGGCATTATATAGCAGTAGTCAGATATGTTAGGACAATTTGAAAGCTTGAATGCCAGGAAAAATAAGACTTTTCCTCCTGCCTTCTGCCTTCTGCTATACCTAGCAAAATATAAATCTCCCATCTTACAAAAAAAACTTAAAGAAAATTTCTACAGGAGGCTGGTAGATGGCTGCAACCGACTTCAAAGATTATTATTCACTTTTGGGAGTTAGTAAGACTGCCACTCCAGAGGAAATTAAGCAAGCTTTTCGGAAACTAGCCCGCAAGTTTCACCCTGATGTTAACCCAGGTAACAAACAAGCAGAAGCCCGTTTTAAAGAAGTAAACGAAGCCTACGAAGTATTGTCTGACGTAGATAAGCGCAAAAAATACGACCAATTTGGTCAATATTGGAAACAAGTTGGTGAAGGTTTCCCTGGCGGTGGTGCTGGGGTTGATATGAATGGTTTCGATTTCAGCCAATACGGCAGTTTTGATGAATTTATTAATGAGTTGTTAGGCCGTTTTGGTGGTGCGCCTGGTACGCGCTCGACTGGCAGACAAAACTACTCTTATCGCACTGCCACAGGTACGCCAGGTGGCGGTTTTGGCAGTGGTTTTAACGATTTTGGGTTCCAAGATGCTGGCGTTGGTGCTGCTCCCGATGCGGAAGCGACAATTAGCTTGACTTTTTCGGAAGCCTTTGCTGGTGTGCAGAAGCGTTTTAGTTTGGGCAATGAGACAATTGACGTTCGCATTCCGGCTGGTGCTAAACCCGGTACTCGTTTGCGGGTGCGGGGTAAAGGTCAAATCAACCCGATGACGCAACAACGGGGAGATTTGTATTTAAAAGTTGAACTGCAACCCCACTCGTTCTTCCAAATTGAAGGCGATAATTTGGTTTGTGAAGTGCCAATTACACCCGATGAAGCGACTTTAGGTGCATCTATTGATGTGCCTACACCCGATGGCAATGTCAATGTTAAATTACCTGCGGGAGTGCGTTCCGGTCAATCGTTGCGTTTACGGGGTAAAGGCTGGCCTTTACCTAAAGGTGGACGCGGTGATCAAATGGTGAAAGTGGCGATCGCACCACCAAAAGACCTCAGCCCACAAGAACGGGAGTATTATGAAAATATTCGGGCTATACGTACATATAATCCCCGCAGTCATTTACAACAAATTAAGTTGTAGCAGGTAACAGGTAACAGGTAACAGAGTTCAAGTTTTATCCTTTACCCATATCTTAATTACCTTGGCTATTACTATATAATTCGTAATTCGTAATTTTTAGTTCAATATTTAATTACGAATTACGAAGTCACTATCAATTAGTCTCGCGTTGTGCCATCAAAGCTTGCATCCGAGATTTAAAAGCTTCTATTAATTCTGGGGTGGGTTGGGTAGTTTGCCAAGACGGACGCTGCATCAACCGTTCAGCCCAAACATTCAATTTTTGGTAGTCCGTTAAAGGAAAGTCCATCATAGGTAACAAAGGTATTGCACATCCAGCCACAATATCGGCTAGGGTTAATTGCTCACTCCCAAAATATGGGCTATCTCCTAATAATTTTTCCAAAAATTCTAGCCCTGTAGATATTTTGTACTTTGCCTGTTCTATTGTCTGGGAATCTTCACCACCATGAAAACCCATCATTCGATAAATTAACGGATTCATCGCAGAGACTAATTCATTGACTGTCGCCATTTCTACCATCCGCACAATTGCTAAATCTTTGGCATTGGTAGGCAACAAGCTAGGGATAGGATATTTTGCCTCTAAATAATCTAAAATAGCCAATGATTCCACTACGTTCAAGCCGTCATCCACTAAAACTGGAATGTGGTGAAAAGGATTCATCGCTAAAAATTCTGGTTGCAGTTGGTCGCCATCCAGTTTTATATCTACTAAGTTAAACTCTAGTTTTTTTTCTAGCAGCGCAATCCATACTCTTCGAGAGTTCATCGAGAGGTGATTGTGATAAAGAGTCAGCATGAGACAACCTCAAACTTTATGAGTAAGTTAGCATTGCTGGGTTAATACCAATTTGTAATTAGATTGGCATTTCCATAACTCTTGATAAATATTGTGTCAATGTAAACGCATCTACACCTAATTCTGTCCGCTCTTGGGCTGCGAGAATTCCGGCTTGAGAATGCCACCAAGAAGCAGTAGCTACAATATCTTCTACCGGATGTTTTGTCGTTGCTTGTGCCAATAAACCCCCAAGTAACCCTGTCAGAACATCACCGCTACCACCACGGGCTAAGGCTGGGGTACTTTCGGGAATAATCCAAACTGCACCTTGAGAATTGGCGATCGCAGTTCTCGCCCCTTTTAATAATACTACTGCGCCAGTTTGGGCGGCTGCTTCCCTGACAGCTTTGATTTTGTCATGTTTGGCATCAGACACATCAGGAAATAATCTTTGAAATTCCCCTGTATGGGGTGTCAGTACAGTTACCGCTTGGCGTTTTTGTAAGGTGGGGATAGTTCCCATTTGTGCCAAAATATTTAAACCATCGGCATCGAGAATTAAAGTGCGATCGCTCTCAATAATTTCTCTGACAATGGGAGTCGCTTCACGGGTTAAACCAGGGCCACAGGCGATCGCATTAAAAGAACTTAAATCTGTATTTTCTGGTAATTGTAGTTGTAAAATTGCCCCATTCTCTGTTTCTGGGCAGCCAATAATTAATGCTTCTGGTAAATGTGACACCAAAATTGATTTCAACGATTCAGGAACCGCCACTGAAAGCATCCCCACTCCACTAGCCCGCGCCCCCAAAGCCGTTAAAATTGCCCCACCCGCATAACGCCGCGAACCACAAACTAATAATAAATGTCCCGCTTTATACTTATGTGTCAATGCTGGACGCGGCAAAGGTAAAGTAGCAAGTGCGGTTTTTCTAGTAAGCCGTCTAAATCGTGGTGTATTTCCCAATATTGCTTCTACATCTGCAAACGGAATATCAAAATCAATTAATTCTGCTTTGCCAACATACTCTAAAGCATGATCCTGCAATAAACCCAACTTCCACAAGCCCAAGCATAAGGTGTAAGTAGCGCAAATCGCTGTCCCCAAAACTTCGCCCG encodes:
- a CDS encoding DnaJ C-terminal domain-containing protein; translated protein: MAATDFKDYYSLLGVSKTATPEEIKQAFRKLARKFHPDVNPGNKQAEARFKEVNEAYEVLSDVDKRKKYDQFGQYWKQVGEGFPGGGAGVDMNGFDFSQYGSFDEFINELLGRFGGAPGTRSTGRQNYSYRTATGTPGGGFGSGFNDFGFQDAGVGAAPDAEATISLTFSEAFAGVQKRFSLGNETIDVRIPAGAKPGTRLRVRGKGQINPMTQQRGDLYLKVELQPHSFFQIEGDNLVCEVPITPDEATLGASIDVPTPDGNVNVKLPAGVRSGQSLRLRGKGWPLPKGGRGDQMVKVAIAPPKDLSPQEREYYENIRAIRTYNPRSHLQQIKL
- a CDS encoding glutathione S-transferase family protein; the encoded protein is MLTLYHNHLSMNSRRVWIALLEKKLEFNLVDIKLDGDQLQPEFLAMNPFHHIPVLVDDGLNVVESLAILDYLEAKYPIPSLLPTNAKDLAIVRMVEMATVNELVSAMNPLIYRMMGFHGGEDSQTIEQAKYKISTGLEFLEKLLGDSPYFGSEQLTLADIVAGCAIPLLPMMDFPLTDYQKLNVWAERLMQRPSWQTTQPTPELIEAFKSRMQALMAQRETN
- a CDS encoding bifunctional ADP-dependent NAD(P)H-hydrate dehydratase/NAD(P)H-hydrate epimerase, which gives rise to MENASPINIKHSQNRQEYISQVVVTAAQMRDIEGRVFAAGMPVAALMEKVARLIALRIQELFPLSGNMYRVGILVGPGHNGGDALVVARELHFRGYEVWLYSPFSKLKELTAQHLQYAQSLGISCYENVDQLPDYDFLIDGLFGFGLERHLTDLIASAINQFNEWDQPIISIDIPSGLHTETGEVLGTAICATYTLCLGLWKLGLLQDHALEYVGKAELIDFDIPFADVEAILGNTPRFRRLTRKTALATLPLPRPALTHKYKAGHLLLVCGSRRYAGGAILTALGARASGVGMLSVAVPESLKSILVSHLPEALIIGCPETENGAILQLQLPENTDLSSFNAIACGPGLTREATPIVREIIESDRTLILDADGLNILAQMGTIPTLQKRQAVTVLTPHTGEFQRLFPDVSDAKHDKIKAVREAAAQTGAVVLLKGARTAIANSQGAVWIIPESTPALARGGSGDVLTGLLGGLLAQATTKHPVEDIVATASWWHSQAGILAAQERTELGVDAFTLTQYLSRVMEMPI